One genomic segment of Desulfomicrobium sp. ZS1 includes these proteins:
- a CDS encoding amino acid ABC transporter ATP-binding protein has product MANTNTRNPLMRVQGISKVLGGREILKSVSLDLYEGEMKVLIGPSGGGKSTLLQCMNYLIVPDRGEIELDGRRVDPRKARELCEFRQQVGMIFQDFNLFDHLTASENVSIALRKVKGMSRARAKARAKAELERVGLADKGHLYPAELSGGQKQRVSIARALAMDPKVMLLDEPTSALDPELVSEVLTVIRGLAQNGMTMVMATHQMGFTRSLADEVLFMQEGRIIEQGSPKDLLAEGSGTRTLDFCSQILDVEGACA; this is encoded by the coding sequence ATGGCGAATACGAACACAAGAAATCCGCTCATGCGGGTGCAGGGCATCTCCAAGGTGCTGGGCGGGCGCGAGATACTCAAATCCGTGAGCCTTGATCTTTATGAAGGCGAAATGAAGGTGCTCATCGGTCCCTCAGGGGGCGGCAAGAGCACGCTCTTGCAATGCATGAACTATCTTATCGTGCCCGACCGGGGCGAAATCGAGCTGGACGGCAGGCGCGTTGATCCGCGCAAAGCCCGCGAGCTGTGCGAATTTCGCCAGCAGGTGGGCATGATCTTCCAGGATTTCAATCTCTTCGACCATCTGACCGCTTCGGAAAACGTCAGCATCGCCCTGCGCAAGGTCAAGGGCATGAGCCGCGCCCGGGCCAAGGCCCGCGCCAAGGCCGAACTGGAGCGCGTCGGCCTGGCCGACAAGGGGCATCTCTATCCGGCGGAGTTGTCCGGCGGGCAGAAGCAGCGCGTGTCCATCGCCCGCGCCCTGGCCATGGATCCCAAGGTCATGCTGCTGGACGAGCCGACCTCGGCCCTGGATCCGGAATTGGTCAGCGAGGTGCTGACCGTCATCCGCGGGCTGGCCCAGAACGGCATGACCATGGTCATGGCCACGCACCAGATGGGGTTCACCCGCTCCCTGGCCGATGAGGTGCTTTTCATGCAGGAGGGCAGGATCATCGAGCAGGGCAGCCCCAAGGACCTTTTGGCCGAGGGGTCGGGCACCCGTACCCTTGATTTCTGCTCCCAGATTCTTGATGTCGAGGGCGCCTGCGCATGA
- a CDS encoding amino acid ABC transporter permease, protein MNEEFIFLLERLVPALNKGVLVSLQLIVPSAILGIIFGVVVGACRAFGGGVLRALANGYAALFRGTPLVIQLFILYFGLPNVGIYFQPYTAAVLGFTLCSAAYHSEYIRGGLLSIKRGQVLAAQALGFSTFTTLIWIIIPQAFRRALPGCGNEIVYLIKYSSLAYVITCFELTGQAKIVASESFRFSEVFMVVGVYYLLLVSVASYGLRRLEKRLEIPGFGH, encoded by the coding sequence ATGAACGAGGAGTTCATCTTTCTGCTGGAGCGTCTGGTGCCCGCCCTGAACAAGGGGGTGCTGGTCAGCCTGCAGCTTATCGTTCCATCGGCCATTCTGGGCATTATCTTCGGAGTGGTGGTGGGCGCTTGCCGAGCTTTCGGCGGCGGTGTGCTGCGCGCCCTCGCCAACGGTTACGCCGCGCTTTTCCGGGGCACGCCACTGGTGATTCAGCTTTTCATCCTCTATTTCGGCCTGCCGAACGTGGGCATCTATTTTCAGCCGTACACGGCGGCCGTGCTCGGCTTCACCCTGTGCAGCGCGGCCTACCATTCGGAGTACATCCGCGGCGGGCTCCTCTCGATCAAGCGCGGCCAGGTGCTGGCGGCCCAGGCACTTGGTTTCTCGACCTTCACGACCCTGATCTGGATCATCATCCCCCAGGCCTTTCGCCGGGCGCTACCGGGTTGCGGAAACGAGATCGTATATCTGATCAAGTATTCGTCCCTGGCCTACGTCATCACCTGCTTCGAGCTGACCGGCCAGGCCAAGATCGTGGCCAGCGAAAGCTTTCGCTTCAGCGAGGTCTTCATGGTCGTGGGCGTCTATTATCTGCTTCTGGTCAGCGTGGCCTCCTATGGCCTGCGCAGGCTGGAGAAGAGGCTGGAAATTCCCGGCTTCGGCCATTAG